The proteins below come from a single Eubacterium limosum genomic window:
- a CDS encoding PqqD family protein, with amino-acid sequence MFEIKRRHLHKKANYLDYIPVHNAAYTYTKNKRGLITIRVPNTGWINRVAQRFFGMPEVSTIRLDTYGSYVWEQIDGKRDVQALACVMKERFGQNAEPLYERLIRFLETLRENKYIHLNKDGEEAQKAGSASKQCCREA; translated from the coding sequence GTGTTTGAAATAAAACGCAGACATTTACATAAAAAAGCAAATTATCTGGATTATATTCCAGTACACAATGCCGCATATACCTATACTAAAAACAAGCGTGGACTCATAACCATTCGTGTGCCAAATACCGGATGGATTAACCGGGTGGCGCAGCGGTTCTTTGGTATGCCGGAAGTCAGTACTATTCGCCTGGACACCTATGGCAGTTATGTCTGGGAGCAGATAGACGGCAAGAGGGATGTGCAGGCCCTGGCCTGTGTAATGAAAGAGCGCTTTGGGCAAAATGCAGAGCCTCTCTATGAACGGCTGATCCGTTTTCTTGAAACGCTCAGGGAAAATAAATACATTCATCTGAACAAAGATGGAGAAGAGGCACAAAAGGCAGGCTCTGCGTCGAAGCAGTGCTGCCGTGAAGCCTGA
- a CDS encoding DNA-deoxyinosine glycosylase — MNNLVTHTIEPFCQPDARILILGTIPSPKSREFGFYYGHPQNRFWRVLSDILNQPRPETNEEKKDFLKRNNIALWDVLASCNIDGASDSSIKNPVPNDFTEVLGRGKIKAVFTTGAKATSLYKKYCYPTTGVPSILLPSTSPANCRLKYEDLKQAYRVILEPLRGENGWIK, encoded by the coding sequence ATGAATAATTTAGTGACGCATACCATCGAGCCCTTTTGCCAGCCAGACGCGCGGATATTGATTTTAGGCACCATACCTTCGCCTAAATCCAGAGAGTTTGGTTTTTATTACGGACATCCCCAAAACCGTTTCTGGCGGGTGCTGTCCGATATTCTAAACCAGCCCAGGCCAGAGACCAACGAAGAAAAGAAGGATTTTCTGAAGCGAAATAACATCGCCCTCTGGGATGTGCTGGCTTCCTGTAATATCGACGGAGCCAGTGACAGCAGCATTAAAAATCCTGTTCCCAATGATTTTACAGAGGTATTGGGCAGGGGAAAGATAAAAGCTGTTTTTACAACCGGGGCAAAGGCAACGTCGCTCTATAAAAAATATTGCTATCCCACAACGGGTGTGCCTTCCATTTTGCTGCCATCCACCAGCCCGGCCAACTGCCGCTTAAAATATGAAGATCTAAAGCAGGCCTATCGTGTGATTTTAGAGCCGCTGAGGGGAGAAAACGGATGGATAAAATGA
- a CDS encoding Crp/Fnr family transcriptional regulator, which produces MDKMIAKTFEGVCSDTLRSLMQPGKVRCYRKGEHLFRDREATPFVFVILSGKASLYKIGESGQKKVAFILGPGELINEDIHPETTSSVSCEAFENLEVLCIEKTELKEWMKRDFGLTEIILNAGNRKIRRLYRQLKNTTGVLKMERRVAAKLWKLANDYGVDTPQGRTIDLDISITYLADLMGSPRETISRALKLLNTQKLIRQDKGRITVVDMDILSDYFKQ; this is translated from the coding sequence ATGGATAAAATGATTGCCAAAACCTTTGAGGGAGTATGCAGTGATACGCTTAGATCCCTGATGCAGCCTGGAAAGGTGCGCTGCTACCGAAAGGGGGAGCATCTTTTCAGAGACCGTGAGGCAACGCCCTTTGTGTTTGTGATTTTATCGGGCAAGGCGTCCCTTTATAAAATTGGAGAGAGCGGGCAGAAAAAGGTTGCTTTTATTTTGGGGCCGGGTGAGCTCATCAATGAGGATATCCACCCCGAGACCACCTCCTCTGTGAGCTGTGAGGCTTTTGAGAACCTGGAGGTTCTGTGCATTGAAAAAACAGAGCTGAAAGAGTGGATGAAGCGGGATTTTGGACTGACAGAGATCATACTGAACGCGGGCAACCGAAAGATCCGGCGGCTGTACCGCCAGTTGAAAAACACAACCGGTGTACTGAAAATGGAGAGACGTGTAGCCGCAAAGCTGTGGAAGCTAGCCAATGACTACGGCGTGGATACCCCGCAGGGCCGTACAATTGACCTGGATATCAGCATCACTTATCTGGCCGATTTAATGGGCTCGCCCAGAGAAACAATCTCAAGAGCCTTAAAGCTTTTGAATACACAAAAGCTTATCCGGCAGGATAAAGGCCGGATTACAGTTGTGGATATGGACATTCTATCCGATTATTTTAAGCAGTAA
- a CDS encoding LytR/AlgR family response regulator transcription factor: protein MTYNEITSKGEECIMLRVAVCDDEKEMREIICGFLKNYPNVEAIDCFECGEAFLQKRGHYDLVFLDIDMSGMDGIETGRRIRKWDKQVYIVYVTHLPDYQKYTMDVHAFGYLEKPVTQSDIKAILQEVEAYKQETEQPLFLEFKTEEGIVRFDIRDIFYFEYTERKVRMCTQRGTFYLRRKMGEVAEVMKPYAFSQPHKSFCVNLFHVKAIKGYDIQMTNSDVVPLSQKKSAAFREQLNVYLEHLIG from the coding sequence ATGACTTATAATGAAATTACATCGAAGGGAGAAGAATGCATCATGCTGAGGGTAGCGGTTTGTGACGATGAAAAAGAAATGCGGGAAATAATCTGTGGGTTTTTAAAGAATTACCCCAATGTAGAAGCCATCGATTGTTTTGAATGCGGAGAAGCCTTTCTTCAGAAGCGGGGTCACTATGATCTGGTGTTTTTAGACATTGATATGAGCGGCATGGATGGGATCGAGACTGGCCGCAGAATCCGAAAATGGGATAAGCAGGTCTATATTGTCTATGTGACCCATCTGCCCGATTACCAGAAATATACCATGGATGTGCATGCCTTTGGCTATCTTGAAAAGCCTGTGACTCAGAGTGACATTAAAGCCATTCTCCAGGAAGTGGAGGCGTACAAGCAGGAAACAGAGCAGCCTTTATTTCTTGAGTTTAAGACAGAGGAAGGAATTGTGCGGTTCGATATAAGGGATATTTTTTATTTCGAGTACACAGAACGCAAGGTACGCATGTGCACCCAGAGGGGCACCTTTTATCTGCGCCGTAAAATGGGTGAGGTTGCAGAAGTGATGAAGCCCTATGCTTTCAGCCAGCCCCACAAAAGCTTCTGTGTGAATCTTTTCCACGTCAAAGCCATCAAGGGCTATGATATCCAGATGACAAACAGCGATGTGGTACCGCTGTCGCAAAAGAAGTCTGCGGCGTTCAGGGAGCAGCTCAATGTTTATCTGGAGCATTTGATCGGATAG
- a CDS encoding sensor histidine kinase, producing the protein MSETDAFIFMCFAVVINFFTVYMTFDFMRWLLGPFDRSRGVQIALVAAYEIILTAASYFIYPFVKIAAMPVFSVLLGAALYQNRKKVKLYYIFAFSCFLGLFDFLLCIVMPFLLGMFITFIPFNPWQNGLGILLNQVIIFLLYRIFVTRFHKEKILVNGSIKIFGFIILPVFSVMNIVLMYFLAAYLLPPLITFFLICDIFMVPFLNLYLFYLFNKVVQNNEMKKQLALYDQASGLQYRYYQEMEQKLADSRKTVHDMKNHLQAMERLYQTGEAEKGRQYGDDLRQLLNSFSQDYYTDNRVLNIVINDKAKRGKMSSVPVDCALNQIDLSFMKEMDITTIFANLLDNAIEAACEAREPWTKLKADNVRDFIVISVENSMKKSPALNESWLNSNKEGHQGYGLENVKRALEKYNGHLRIETGENTFKVSLFIPVQTEVKNDG; encoded by the coding sequence ATGTCAGAAACGGATGCATTCATTTTTATGTGCTTTGCGGTCGTTATTAATTTTTTTACGGTTTATATGACCTTCGATTTTATGCGCTGGCTACTGGGCCCCTTTGACCGTTCCCGGGGTGTTCAGATAGCGCTGGTCGCCGCCTATGAAATTATTCTGACAGCTGCCAGCTATTTTATTTATCCTTTTGTCAAGATTGCAGCAATGCCTGTTTTCAGTGTCTTGCTTGGAGCAGCCCTGTACCAGAATCGAAAAAAAGTAAAGCTCTATTATATATTTGCCTTCAGCTGCTTTTTAGGTTTGTTTGACTTTCTGTTATGTATTGTCATGCCGTTTTTACTGGGTATGTTTATCACGTTCATTCCATTTAATCCATGGCAGAACGGGTTGGGGATACTCCTGAATCAGGTGATTATCTTTCTTCTTTACCGCATATTTGTCACGCGTTTCCACAAAGAAAAAATCCTGGTAAATGGTAGTATCAAAATATTTGGCTTTATCATCTTGCCAGTATTCAGTGTGATGAACATTGTGTTGATGTACTTTCTGGCAGCCTATCTCTTGCCGCCGCTGATCACCTTTTTCCTGATTTGTGATATCTTTATGGTGCCGTTTTTAAACCTGTATTTATTCTATCTTTTTAACAAGGTGGTTCAAAATAACGAGATGAAAAAGCAGCTGGCCCTGTATGATCAGGCGTCGGGCCTCCAGTACCGTTACTATCAGGAAATGGAGCAAAAGCTGGCGGATTCCAGAAAAACAGTGCACGATATGAAAAACCACCTCCAGGCCATGGAGCGGCTGTACCAGACCGGCGAGGCGGAAAAAGGCAGACAATACGGCGATGATTTAAGACAGCTTTTAAACAGCTTCAGCCAGGATTATTATACGGACAACCGCGTTCTGAATATTGTGATCAACGACAAGGCAAAGCGCGGCAAAATGTCATCTGTCCCGGTAGACTGTGCCCTGAACCAGATCGATCTGTCGTTTATGAAAGAGATGGATATCACAACGATTTTTGCTAACCTGTTAGATAATGCCATTGAGGCGGCCTGTGAGGCCAGAGAGCCCTGGACAAAGCTGAAGGCCGATAATGTGCGGGATTTTATTGTGATTTCTGTCGAGAACAGTATGAAAAAAAGCCCGGCTTTAAACGAAAGCTGGCTGAACTCAAACAAGGAGGGGCATCAGGGCTATGGCCTTGAAAATGTAAAACGCGCCCTGGAAAAGTACAATGGACATTTGCGTATCGAGACAGGCGAGAATACCTTTAAAGTAAGCCTGTTCATTCCAGTTCAAACAGAGGTGAAAAATGATGGTTGA
- a CDS encoding YhfC family intramembrane metalloprotease translates to MMVDSGIIASLIVLIFLCFAIPVGGFIYLSVKKKRVAKPFFIGMLVFFIFQMVIRLPIIQIVLPQTAWFLSMSHNPWLYGLFMGGTAAIAEEFGRYIAVRFLLKKNRRYADGIAYGLGHGGIEAMLLIGVNNIANLIVLLDGQSFLAPVIAAQLSYAAVFTAVFERVCAMALQVGLSMLVFYSVRSKEWRYLVYALVIHTVVDAAIVILPGAFGLSSVWIEVVLFFAAAGLMIWTVKIRPVFINGEENL, encoded by the coding sequence ATGATGGTTGATTCAGGGATTATTGCCAGTCTGATCGTATTGATTTTTTTATGCTTTGCCATTCCTGTCGGAGGATTTATTTATCTAAGTGTCAAGAAAAAGCGTGTCGCTAAGCCTTTCTTTATCGGTATGCTGGTGTTCTTTATTTTTCAGATGGTGATCCGTCTGCCGATTATACAGATTGTACTGCCGCAGACAGCATGGTTTTTATCCATGAGCCACAATCCCTGGCTTTACGGCCTTTTTATGGGCGGTACAGCGGCCATTGCGGAGGAATTCGGGCGTTATATTGCTGTTCGGTTTTTATTAAAAAAGAACCGGCGCTATGCAGACGGCATTGCCTATGGGCTGGGGCATGGCGGTATAGAGGCAATGCTGCTCATCGGTGTGAATAATATTGCGAATTTGATTGTTTTGCTGGATGGCCAATCGTTTTTAGCGCCAGTCATTGCTGCACAGCTGAGCTATGCGGCTGTTTTTACAGCGGTCTTTGAGCGTGTCTGTGCCATGGCTCTGCAGGTCGGCCTTTCAATGCTGGTATTTTACTCTGTGCGGTCGAAAGAATGGCGTTATCTTGTGTATGCTCTGGTCATACATACCGTTGTAGACGCCGCCATTGTCATTCTACCAGGCGCCTTTGGCTTATCGAGCGTCTGGATAGAAGTGGTGCTATTCTTTGCGGCGGCAGGGTTAATGATCTGGACAGTAAAAATACGTCCGGTGTTTATAAATGGAGAGGAGAATTTATGA
- a CDS encoding DUF3887 domain-containing protein: MKKKIIAIGLAVLMLLTVLSACSGGSASNQKLDPAFSEDTLKQSAEKVIDEWNSQEFDAIAAEVSENFKDKLNANVLKDAWNQTMPKLGEFRSIKQTETAPNNKSALVVAVAEYENGKAQFTIGFDQNMKIDNFFIK, from the coding sequence ATGAAAAAGAAGATAATTGCTATCGGTTTGGCTGTATTAATGCTTTTGACCGTGTTGTCGGCCTGTTCAGGCGGGTCAGCCTCCAATCAGAAGCTCGACCCTGCCTTCAGTGAGGATACCTTGAAGCAGTCGGCAGAAAAGGTTATTGACGAGTGGAACAGCCAGGAGTTTGATGCCATAGCGGCTGAAGTGTCCGAGAATTTTAAAGATAAACTAAATGCCAATGTCTTGAAGGACGCCTGGAATCAAACCATGCCTAAGCTGGGGGAATTCAGAAGCATCAAACAGACAGAAACAGCGCCGAATAACAAAAGCGCTTTGGTGGTAGCTGTTGCGGAGTACGAAAATGGCAAAGCCCAGTTTACCATCGGTTTTGATCAAAACATGAAAATTGACAATTTTTTCATCAAGTAG
- a CDS encoding SdpI family protein — protein MDLTPFTFLIPAVCIVFGALFLWHPPKDINGLYGYRTSRSMKNEDTWAFAHAVCGKIWLIMGLVMLAVLGLALLLFREQYAEASLYIQISQDVLLILSFFPVEKALKDTFDENGKRK, from the coding sequence ATGGATCTGACACCTTTCACCTTTTTAATTCCCGCAGTCTGTATTGTCTTTGGCGCGCTCTTTCTGTGGCATCCGCCTAAAGACATCAATGGCCTGTATGGCTACCGCACTTCCCGCTCCATGAAGAATGAGGACACCTGGGCCTTTGCCCACGCGGTCTGCGGCAAAATCTGGCTGATCATGGGCCTGGTCATGCTGGCGGTGCTCGGACTGGCCCTGTTGCTTTTTAGGGAACAGTACGCAGAAGCATCGCTCTATATCCAGATTTCACAGGATGTATTGCTGATTTTATCGTTTTTTCCCGTAGAAAAAGCGTTGAAAGATACCTTTGACGAGAATGGAAAGCGAAAATAG
- the asrA gene encoding anaerobic sulfite reductase subunit AsrA: protein MGYQIKTEDFDAVLKDLSQNYRIFAPRLYAGAGAFSDTDRVEYGEIGSIGDIEFDKKSDFSFKEVLFPQSEVLFYFTEDEVKTASEEPKGNIIFLRSCDLHAVRRFDEIYLKNDFEDLYYARLRNKTKFILMGCPKSFENCFCVDMGTNTCDAYDAYVKADEDFVFVDSGWEALTEKLEGKSKVVSVTPEFVQENPVHVEIPEGIELKDVLGLPMWEEYNNRCIACGRCNFVCPTCTCFTMQDIFYQENGKVGERRRVWASCHVDGYTDMAGGHCFRNSKAERMRFKVMHKVNDYKKRFGYHMCVGCGRCDDICPEYISFSGCINKLNNAIKEKETDDNEE, encoded by the coding sequence ATGGGTTATCAGATCAAAACAGAAGATTTTGATGCGGTTTTAAAAGACCTGTCTCAGAATTACCGGATTTTTGCGCCGCGCCTGTATGCGGGAGCCGGGGCTTTTTCGGACACAGACCGCGTGGAGTACGGTGAGATTGGCAGTATTGGGGACATTGAATTTGACAAAAAGAGCGATTTTTCATTTAAGGAGGTACTGTTTCCTCAGTCAGAGGTGTTGTTTTACTTTACAGAGGATGAGGTGAAAACAGCCAGCGAGGAGCCAAAGGGAAATATTATTTTCCTGAGAAGCTGCGATCTGCACGCCGTGCGCCGGTTTGACGAAATCTATTTAAAAAATGACTTTGAGGATTTATACTACGCAAGACTGCGTAATAAGACAAAATTTATACTCATGGGCTGCCCAAAGAGCTTTGAAAACTGCTTCTGTGTGGATATGGGCACCAATACCTGCGACGCCTATGACGCCTATGTCAAAGCAGACGAAGATTTTGTGTTTGTGGACAGCGGCTGGGAAGCGCTTACTGAAAAACTGGAGGGCAAATCCAAAGTGGTTTCGGTTACTCCGGAGTTCGTTCAGGAAAATCCTGTGCATGTTGAAATCCCGGAAGGCATCGAGCTAAAGGATGTGCTGGGACTGCCTATGTGGGAAGAATACAACAACCGCTGCATTGCCTGCGGGCGCTGTAATTTTGTCTGCCCAACCTGCACCTGCTTTACCATGCAGGATATCTTCTATCAGGAAAACGGCAAGGTCGGTGAGCGCCGCCGCGTATGGGCTTCCTGTCATGTGGACGGCTATACCGATATGGCGGGCGGGCACTGCTTCAGAAACAGCAAAGCGGAACGAATGCGCTTTAAGGTCATGCATAAGGTGAATGATTATAAAAAACGGTTTGGTTATCACATGTGTGTCGGCTGCGGACGCTGTGATGATATCTGCCCGGAATATATTTCTTTTTCGGGCTGTATTAACAAGCTGAACAATGCAATAAAAGAGAAGGAGACCGATGACAATGAAGAATGA
- the asrB gene encoding anaerobic sulfite reductase subunit AsrB produces MKNEYIPFLSEIVEVIKHTEIEYTFRMRYTGDVKPGQFFEVSLPKFGEAPISVSGIGEDTVDLTIRKVGKVTGEIFKNYVGSKLFLRGPYGNGFDLDEYRGKDIIVVAGGTGLSPVRGVVDYFAAHPEEAASVTLIAGFKTPSDVLFKDDIERWKKTINVVLTVDCDSDDYVCNVGLVTEYIPGLVLGDKDNLAVIAVGPPIMMKFTVAEFLKREVSEDKIWISQERKMCCGLGKCGHCKIDSTYVCLDGPVFNYSFGKNLVD; encoded by the coding sequence ATGAAGAATGAGTATATCCCGTTTTTATCGGAAATTGTAGAGGTGATTAAACACACCGAAATCGAGTATACCTTTCGGATGCGTTATACCGGCGATGTAAAGCCAGGACAGTTTTTTGAGGTATCTCTGCCTAAATTTGGTGAAGCGCCTATTTCTGTCAGCGGCATTGGTGAGGACACTGTGGATCTGACCATCCGTAAGGTTGGGAAAGTCACAGGTGAGATTTTCAAAAACTATGTGGGCTCAAAACTCTTTTTAAGAGGCCCCTACGGCAATGGTTTTGATCTTGATGAATACCGCGGCAAGGATATCATCGTGGTCGCGGGCGGTACTGGCCTTTCACCAGTACGCGGTGTGGTCGATTATTTTGCCGCACACCCTGAGGAAGCCGCCTCTGTGACGCTGATCGCGGGCTTTAAAACGCCGTCGGATGTGCTTTTTAAAGATGATATCGAACGCTGGAAAAAGACCATTAACGTCGTGTTGACCGTAGACTGTGACAGTGATGACTATGTGTGCAATGTGGGTCTGGTTACAGAGTACATTCCAGGACTTGTACTCGGTGATAAGGATAATCTGGCGGTTATCGCGGTAGGGCCGCCGATTATGATGAAATTTACAGTGGCGGAATTCCTGAAACGGGAAGTCTCTGAGGATAAAATCTGGATATCCCAGGAACGTAAAATGTGCTGCGGTTTGGGAAAATGCGGACACTGTAAGATCGACTCCACCTACGTCTGTCTGGACGGTCCGGTTTTCAATTACAGTTTTGGAAAAAATCTTGTGGATTAG
- the asrC gene encoding sulfite reductase subunit C — protein MDINTKKLKKNAFRVSKHRGETASRVRVPGGYLNAELLSQIQEIAQTYGNGTVHLTTRQGFEIPGIDLKDMEEVNTLLQPIIEKLDINQTDPGTGYPASGTRNVSACIGNNVCPYACYNTTNFAKKIEKAIFPNDLHFKVALTGCPNDCMKVRMHDFGIMGMTEPQYNKDKCVSCNACVKACSRKSTGALRMENYKIVRDESKCIGCGECVLACPVGAWRRSEKKYYRLTLMGRTGKKNPRLGEDFIIWADEESIIRIILNTYDYVKEYIDLDAPGGKEHIGYIIDRTGFEKWKKWAFKDVVLPDKAVVRDRVYWDGVRYAIDNTK, from the coding sequence ATGGATATCAACACTAAAAAACTAAAAAAGAACGCTTTTCGTGTGTCAAAGCACCGCGGTGAAACCGCATCACGTGTGCGTGTGCCAGGCGGTTACCTGAATGCTGAGCTTCTTTCGCAAATTCAGGAGATTGCACAAACCTACGGTAATGGAACCGTCCATCTGACCACCCGCCAGGGCTTTGAGATTCCAGGGATCGATCTGAAGGATATGGAAGAGGTCAATACCCTGCTCCAGCCGATCATTGAAAAGCTGGATATCAACCAGACCGACCCGGGCACAGGTTATCCAGCATCCGGTACGCGCAATGTGTCGGCCTGCATCGGGAATAATGTCTGCCCTTACGCCTGCTACAATACCACTAATTTTGCCAAAAAGATTGAAAAAGCCATTTTCCCGAACGATCTGCATTTCAAAGTTGCCCTGACAGGCTGTCCCAATGACTGTATGAAGGTGCGTATGCACGACTTTGGAATTATGGGCATGACGGAGCCGCAGTACAACAAGGATAAATGTGTGTCCTGCAATGCCTGTGTCAAGGCATGTAGCAGGAAATCCACAGGCGCGCTGCGCATGGAAAATTATAAGATTGTCCGCGACGAGAGCAAGTGTATCGGCTGCGGCGAATGCGTGCTGGCCTGCCCGGTAGGCGCGTGGCGCAGAAGCGAAAAGAAATATTACCGTCTGACCCTCATGGGCCGTACAGGCAAGAAAAATCCAAGATTGGGCGAAGATTTTATTATCTGGGCCGATGAGGAAAGCATTATCAGGATCATCCTGAACACTTATGATTACGTGAAGGAATACATTGACCTGGACGCGCCGGGCGGAAAGGAACACATCGGCTACATCATCGACCGTACCGGGTTTGAAAAGTGGAAAAAGTGGGCCTTTAAGGATGTCGTCCTTCCAGACAAGGCCGTGGTGCGAGACCGTGTATACTGGGATGGCGTAAGGTATGCCATTGATAATACAAAATAA
- a CDS encoding MFS transporter, with protein sequence MQAKTATNPKPLHFGLIMVIYLCGIFMGAIDTSVVTPARTVIQNGLGVGDQTGIWMITIYTLAYASSIPIMGKLADRLGRKTIYLICIILFGTGSLLAGLSQYIGHFGFFLMARAIQAIGGGGIMPIASAEFGTTFPEDKRGMALGMVGGVYGIATVVGGSLGSAILGAFGLQNWGFIFFINIPISLFIIICGFIFLPNTKIDDVKPIDKWGTLFLVMMILSLLYGLRNIDFFNFVKSFTSTDVYPFLIIFIVLLPFFIFAEKKAADPIMNLDYFREAPIVITLIISFITGVIMMGMVFVPQFAENALRMQQGSGGYFVMVLGIFAGVGAPVSGRLIDRYGPKLIMGAGFLLSIIGSLFLVLITTSYPNLLTVAICLILIGLGMGFTMGTPLNYMMLDNTKKADSNSALATLSLIRSVGTAIAPAVMVGFIAHAGVTAEANITAQLPKELVLPSLPYVTQLDEETTALKDSDFGKTYLSSVQFPDFEAMEKISLDAHGGVSDMKLPANLTKELSDADVTNIDQAVDNMVAYMADTMKPMVIEKAESGVQNGIDGLNRITASPEVPAQVTQGVSTMVSQMTELKNALPDAVNQGFQNYLGEVKAMGAQIQNVYQKTMETGFKQVYMTTAIASAFALAVLLFYKDKHERVKKEKKKG encoded by the coding sequence ATGCAAGCTAAAACAGCAACTAATCCAAAGCCTTTGCATTTTGGGCTGATCATGGTCATCTATCTGTGCGGTATTTTTATGGGGGCCATTGATACCAGCGTGGTGACCCCGGCAAGAACCGTTATCCAGAACGGCCTGGGGGTAGGCGACCAGACAGGCATTTGGATGATCACTATTTATACGCTGGCTTACGCCTCCAGCATCCCTATTATGGGTAAACTGGCGGACCGGCTGGGGCGTAAAACCATTTATCTGATCTGTATTATTTTATTCGGTACCGGCTCACTGCTGGCGGGCCTGTCTCAGTATATCGGTCATTTTGGATTCTTTTTAATGGCGCGGGCCATACAGGCCATCGGCGGCGGCGGTATTATGCCCATCGCCTCGGCCGAGTTTGGGACGACTTTTCCTGAGGATAAGCGGGGTATGGCCCTGGGCATGGTCGGCGGCGTCTACGGCATCGCCACTGTTGTCGGCGGTTCTCTGGGAAGCGCCATTTTAGGCGCCTTTGGGCTTCAGAACTGGGGCTTTATCTTTTTTATCAATATACCGATATCTCTCTTTATTATTATCTGCGGGTTCATCTTTTTACCCAATACCAAGATTGATGATGTAAAACCAATTGATAAGTGGGGCACATTATTTTTAGTCATGATGATTCTATCCCTTTTGTATGGGCTTCGCAATATTGATTTCTTTAACTTTGTCAAATCCTTTACCAGCACGGATGTGTATCCATTCCTGATTATTTTTATTGTGCTGCTGCCGTTTTTCATTTTTGCCGAAAAGAAGGCGGCCGATCCCATTATGAATCTTGACTATTTCAGGGAAGCGCCCATAGTTATTACACTGATCATTTCCTTTATTACTGGTGTTATTATGATGGGGATGGTCTTTGTGCCGCAGTTTGCCGAAAATGCGCTGCGCATGCAGCAGGGAAGCGGCGGATATTTTGTCATGGTGCTTGGGATTTTCGCAGGTGTCGGCGCGCCGGTTTCAGGGCGGCTCATCGACCGCTATGGACCGAAGCTGATCATGGGAGCGGGATTTTTGCTCTCCATCATCGGCTCGCTGTTCCTGGTGCTTATCACCACCAGCTATCCCAACCTGCTGACAGTGGCCATCTGTCTGATTCTTATCGGCCTTGGTATGGGCTTTACCATGGGGACGCCGCTCAATTACATGATGCTTGACAATACGAAAAAAGCCGATTCCAACTCAGCGCTGGCGACGCTTTCCCTGATCCGTTCGGTAGGTACGGCCATTGCTCCGGCAGTCATGGTTGGATTTATCGCCCACGCGGGTGTAACCGCAGAGGCCAATATCACCGCCCAGTTGCCGAAGGAACTGGTATTGCCCTCTCTGCCCTATGTCACACAGCTGGATGAGGAAACTACAGCTCTGAAGGATTCGGATTTCGGAAAGACCTATCTCTCATCCGTACAATTTCCAGATTTTGAGGCCATGGAAAAAATCTCATTGGATGCACATGGCGGCGTCAGCGATATGAAGCTGCCTGCAAATCTGACAAAAGAGCTCTCTGACGCCGATGTCACGAACATCGACCAGGCAGTGGATAACATGGTAGCCTACATGGCAGATACCATGAAGCCCATGGTCATTGAAAAGGCAGAGTCCGGTGTACAGAACGGTATTGACGGTCTTAACCGGATTACCGCTTCGCCAGAGGTTCCGGCTCAGGTAACACAGGGCGTCAGCACGATGGTGTCACAGATGACAGAGCTGAAAAACGCACTTCCCGACGCTGTAAACCAGGGCTTCCAGAACTATCTGGGTGAAGTGAAGGCCATGGGGGCTCAGATTCAGAATGTCTACCAGAAAACCATGGAAACAGGCTTTAAGCAGGTTTACATGACCACTGCCATTGCATCAGCCTTTGCCCTCGCGGTGCTGTTGTTTTACAAGGATAAGCATGAGCGTGTGAAAAAAGAAAAGAAAAAAGGATAA